The following are encoded in a window of Oncorhynchus mykiss isolate Arlee chromosome 11, USDA_OmykA_1.1, whole genome shotgun sequence genomic DNA:
- the LOC100170204 gene encoding VHSV-induced protein-8 precursor (The RefSeq protein has 6 substitutions compared to this genomic sequence): protein MTNMMTSKVLISFLACLLLANVEGQVGHSKARCLCLNGLVNRVKPLHIEKLEVYTSSNSCRNMEIIVTLKNGKGKKCLNPEAPFAKKTIEKIMKNRRSVR, encoded by the exons ATGACCAACATGATGACATCAAAGGTCCTCATCAGCTTCCTGGCCTGTCTGCTCCTGGTCAATGTTGAAG GCCAGGTGGGTCATTCTAAAGCTCGGTGCCTGTGTCTGAATGGACTGGTGAACCACGTTAAACCTCTTCACATTGAGATGCTCGAGGTGTACACCTCCAGCCACTCCTGCAGGAACATGGAGATCAT TGTCACTCTGAAGAACGGAGAAGGGAAGAAGTGTCTGAATCCAGAAGCTCCATTTGCCAAGAAAACCATCgggaaaataatgaaaaaccgaAG GAGTGTGCGGTAA
- the LOC100170204 gene encoding VHSV-induced protein-8 isoform X1, with the protein MSSEKGEAGKREKLPLSSSSYSHWMTAREGMEFSINTSQALLHSQLLSLLSFIHNFHHLTELSIQTLKETEEAVSMTNMMTSKVLISFLACLLLVNVEGQVGHSKARCLCLNGLVNHVKPLHIEMLEVYTSSHSCRNMEIIVTLKNGEGKKCLNPEAPFAKKTIGKIMKNRRYVDFITDSIHTN; encoded by the exons ATGTCTAGTGAGAAAGGAGAAGCAGGGAAAAGGGAAAAACTCCCGCTTTCATCTTCCTCCTACTCTCATTGGATGACTGCCAGAGAGGGCATGGAATTCAGTATAAATACAAGCCAAGCTCTCCTCCATTCACAACTTCTAtcacttctctccttcattcaCAACTTCCATCACTTGACTGAGCTGTCCATCCAGACTCTGAAAGAAACTGAAGAAGCAGTATCCATGACCAACATGATGACATCAAAGGTCCTCATCAGCTTCCTGGCCTGTCTGCTCCTGGTCAATGTTGAAG GCCAGGTGGGTCATTCTAAAGCTCGGTGCCTGTGTCTGAATGGACTGGTGAACCACGTTAAACCTCTTCACATTGAGATGCTCGAGGTGTACACCTCCAGCCACTCCTGCAGGAACATGGAGATCAT TGTCACTCTGAAGAACGGAGAAGGGAAGAAGTGTCTGAATCCAGAAGCTCCATTTGCCAAGAAAACCATCgggaaaataatgaaaaaccgaAGGTATGTAGACTTCATTACAGattcaatacacactaactga